A window of Salvia splendens isolate huo1 chromosome 8, SspV2, whole genome shotgun sequence genomic DNA:
TGCATTCTGAATAAAAACAAAGCAAAATATTATATTGTgaccaattttaaaattaaattaattaactagtCATGAAACGAAATTGTGACTAACGAGACAACTGCAGCGTCGGAGATATATGGATTATTGAGAAGAAGGGCTTCGATTTCAGCTGGAGCAACTTGGAACCCTTTGTATTTTATGATTTCCTTCAACCGATCAACGATGAAGAGCTCGTTGTCCGCGTCAATGAATCCGATGTCACCCGTGTGCAGCCACCCGTCTAGGTCTATGGTGCTCTTTGTCGACTCCGCATCGTTCAGATAACCTATATCAacatcatatttttttttactttattaattaattttctctaTATAAATAGATGTCCAAATTAATTTCtctggaaaataaataattaatccaTTATTTTTGGTCACATGCTTTGTAACCCTTTAGATGTGTATTCACGATGATATGGTGATCTAGATTATTATGAAAAAGTTAGGAATATGTTTGATTTCTCAATGTCAcgatctttttttttataatgttaGGTAAGCAATATACCTAATTCTCTATACACTTTTTTTTGCCACTTGACATGTTGTTTGGTAGTTGCCTATACACGCATTATGTTCCTCCATTTTACACGTTTTggtaaatgagaaaaaaaaatgtgttaaatTTTGGAATTAGAGTATCACTGTCCCCAATGTCACCAAACttgcaatatttttgttttgaatttCATACTTAggagaacaaaataaatttacaCTAGACCAATTcccaaaataaaacataaatataacaagaaaaaagtaagaaattgTTTTCAAAAACCACACTTTGAAATTTCTTTTGATAGACTTAGGATGCATGGACTTGGAAAAATGTTGGTAAACGGTATAAATATATTCAATCATATCCTATCTATTTTTTACTGCAATAATCCTGtttcattaatttttagatAAGTCACTTCTCACCATCCCCAATTTTCAAAGTTAGATTAGATTActgtgttatttatatttttcatatgCAACTAAGAATCTAGCcttttattcaaaaaaaaatgacgtgatcataaatatttaaaaaataattagtagTACCTTTCATAATCTGATCTCCTCTAATGCAAATTTCTCCAGATTGATTACGGCCAAGAGAAGCACCAGTTTGAGGATCAACGATTTTCATTTCAGCATTTCTCACAACAGTTCCACATGCCCCTGATTTTATCTCAAATGGCTCCTTTGCAAAAGCTAGGCACATTGATAGCACTGGCCCTGCTTCAGTCATCCCATACCCCTACATTTTCAtcccaaattaattattttaatcacTACTAATTAATATCAATAGCTTGAATAATTTATAGAAACATAGATTATATGACAATGTACCCACTATATAAAGAACTATCAAAAGTCAAAACTTGTAAGTCTTGGAAATTTCCTACCAACATGCgcctataaataaataatactccttcctACAACTATGTAGTCAAATACAGTACTATAATCATTGAGTTATTACTCGTGAGGGCTATTCTATACATATAACGCCAGGTAAGTGTGCACTGTGTTGACCATTAACTAATCATTAAAATATCCATCACAATCATAACTTATCatagtataaaaatattaatcacATAGATATGTTTATACATACGGAAGTCGGAAGGTAAGATTCACGGAGAATTATATTTAAAGTGAGAATTAAAAATTGCATGTGTATATAAGCTCGATTTATGTTAATAATACTAGAAGGTAAGGTGTAATATTCCAATCAAAACTTACTTAACTCTCCATCTAAAAGATTTTTCTAATGTTCGAATTGATAAACCTTTACTCGTTTTCAAATTCCTATCCACAAAGAAAAAGCAGCTCTACTTTCCACCAAATTTTAAGATTGACCCTTTCAAATCAAATAGAGATTGACGACCTATTCAAATAAGTTTTCCAAAAACTAGATTCCACATAATTCGACACATCTAAATCCAACAAAACaataattttggaaaaaaaaatagcaATTAAATTACCTGTCCAAGTTGTGCATTAGGAAACTTAGTCCTAACAGAATCCTCAAGCTCCTTCCCGAGCGGCGCGGCGCCGGACATGACCATCCTCACCGATGAAACGTCGTATTTGGCCACGAGCGGGCTCTTGGCTATGGCCAGGACTATCGGCGGCACGACGGGCGCTATCGTCACTTTGAACCTCTGAATGAGCTCCAGAAACGGCACGATATCGAACTTCTGCATGATCAAAATCGCAGCCCCGACCCGCAACCCGCACAGCAAAACCGAATTCAACGAGTATATATGAAATAGCGGCAGCACGCACAGCATCACATCCTCGCTATGCACATACAGATTCGGATTCTCCCCGTCCACCTGCTGCGCCACGCTCGTCACGAGCCCCTTGTGCGTCAGCATCACCCCCTTCGGCAGCCCCGTGGTCCCGGACGAGTACGGCAGCGCCACGGCGTCCTCCGGGTGGATCTTCACCGCCGGCATCTCCCGCTCGTCCGCGGACGTCAGCTGGGAGAAGCTCAGGCAGCCTTCCGGGGCTGCCTGAGCGGCCGCGTCCAGGCAGACCACCTTCACCCCGGCCGCGGCCGCGTAGTCGCGCACCTTGTCGACGTGGCAGGGCAGGGTGATCACGAGCCTGGCCTGGGAGGCGCGGGCCTGCTTGATGACCTCGGCCGGGGTGAAGAAGGGGTTCGCCATGGTGGACACGGCGCCGATGTAGGACGCGCCGAGGAAGGCGAAGACGTACTCGGGCGTGTTGGGGAGGAGGAGCATGATGGTCTCGCCCTGCTGGATGCCGAGCTGGCTGAGGCCCGAGGCGACCTTGCGCGCGGTCAGCTCCACCTCCTCGTACGTGTACACGTCGCCCGTGGCTCCGTTGATGAGGCACGGCCGGGTGCTGAATTTGGAGATGTTCTCGAAGCAGTACGAGTGCAAGGGGAGGTGCTTCGGGATGTATATGTCCGGGAGCTTCGATCGGAATATGATCTCCTCCGGTTTCGTCGGAACCTCCATTTCTcggatttcttttttttttctatatataattTTGGATCAACTCTAGTTGTCTCTGTAGTTACCTAAAGATTATGGGTGAAGATTTTGGAGTACAAATACGGGGTTGATGGGTAGGAGTTGGTGAAGGGGAGAGAGGAGTTGGTGGGAATTTTAGGGGTACATTAGGGAATCGATATTAGGAAATTTTGTAGTGTGGTTGGTGAAAAAGCCTGTGGGACCCATGAATGTTAGGTAAACATGGTATTTTCAACATTGACTTTTCCGTAATACTCCATtgtccaaaaaataaaaattattgctTCTTCCCTAAAACAATAAGCTCTTTGCCCGTCTAACTCTAAATTAGGAAGTTCTAAGGGCAACAATACTAAATCAAATGCTCCACCTATTAGTTTAATATAGTCCaccttttactttttatttgtgaattaaaatgtatttttttatttgtgttaaaatttatatatttttgtttatattttaaaatattaaacaacCTTACTTAAAATCTTGTGCATTCAAGAAATTGATCATCTTAAATGGAACGATTGAAGACTGTGTGGGGTACTTGGATGAAATAttactaaattaataaattatgtcaATTTATTCTCTAATCAAAGAAAAATTTGTTTACAATACCTCAAACAGAAATAGAGATTTATGTGCGTGTTGACAAGGGAATGTACAAGCGATGGAGAGTGTGGTTTAATTCAATGCAAAGCGAATAACTTTATTAGGGGTTGACATGTCGTGAATCTCTTGAAAGAGATGGGTACCTTAGGAAACACAGACACTTGTGGTGCATGGTTGTTGTCAACTCGTGCTGTAACGTATTGGATTAAGCCCCACAACGAGCGCAAGCCTCGTGTTTAGTTGTCATCATTGAATTTGGAACTCTTAACAGACTATCGACCGTAAGCTGGGGGAAGGTGAGGATGACGTCAAGTTATCATTCCCTTTATGCCCTCGACGACACATGCTACAATGGTCGGGATAAAGGGTCACGAGCCCGTGAGGGTCAGCTAAACCCTACCAACTTGTCCTTAGTTCGGATTGCATGTGAGCTAAACCCTAAACTCTAAACTCAACTTGCATGAAGCTGAAATCGCTAGTAATCATCGGTTAGCCATAAGATGGTGAATTCCTGGATTTGTACACACCGCCCATCACATTATGGGAGCTGGTCATGCTCAAAGTCATTACCTTAACCGCAAGGGGGGTGCCGAAGGCAAGACTAGTGACTGGAGTGAACTCATAACAAGGTAGTCGTACTGGAAGGTGCGGTTGGATAACCTTCTTTTCTATGTGAGCTAATGGTATTTTGGGTATTTTGGTTTGCCACTACTTCAAACCCCACATAAAAAGGAATGGAGTTACGTCTGAGTTAAACTTAGAAATGAAATTCTTCGTTCATTTCTTGGTGGTTAAGTAAGATTAACCTCGTGAGTTTATTATCATAGGCTGGAACAAGTTGATAGGTTCCTCTTTGTTATATTCGATGTCTCCCGTGTGAGGACATGGAGGCGAaaaaatgaaagagaatgaTACGGTTTTCTCTCGCTTTTGACATAGTGGTCCTCAAATGTGAGACACACAATTGGCTATTAGCTTAGTGGTATAGTGTGCCCTTGATAATTGCATCCTATGTCTGGGCTGTGAGGGCTTACAGTCACATGGATAGTTCAATGTGCTTATTGGCATCTGACTCTGAGATTTAAATCATCTAAGACAAATTAGCATGGCATACTCCTTTTTCAAATCGGGATTTGAATCCAAATATATCATCGAGAGCATATATTTAGGTTCGACCtcaatagtaaaataaaactGAGCATCTACCAACGTATATGCACAAGTCAAGAACTACGATATCATCCCCTTCATTCTGGGGTGACGAATAGATCATACTATTCGAGCTATTTTCCATGTTTTTCTTGTAAGTCTGGAAAAAGTTGCTATAAATACAATATGATTTTTCTAATCTTCTCTTCCCAAAAGCAGGCTTGGAAGATGGTGGTTATGCCCCTGATTGGGGTTGACACTTAAAAGCATACTTCTTAGTTTTTTTTGATGAATCAATGAATGATATAAAAGAGAGTAACATACAAGCATGACTAGCGCATACCCGAGGGATACAACCAACTAACCTAAGCTAGCTAGCCGGGGAGGGGGAAgtaacaaaatacacacaaactTGGGCATACCCAAGGGCTTGTACTAAGCCAGAATACAATAGCAAAACAGGAAAACCCTGAGGTTAAGTAGAGGACCCTAGTCAGCCTAATAGCTTAGACAAACGTCCTTGCCATGGAAAGTTTACACGAAAACATAGGCATACCTATGTGGGATAGTCCGGGTCTATCCAGAAACCACAACAAAGACCATCCAACGATGGAGGGTGGGCCTTATTAAAACCTCTTGAGGTAAAACCCAAATGGGAAAAATCCCCAAGAGGAAAAAGAGTACCCTgattagggctgacaattttcgacacgacacgataatctgatacgaatccgcacgaaattattgggttggggtcaagtcttattggatccatgtccttatcgggttgacccattaagaacccgataatttcgggttgggttcgggtcggatacgagtaacccattaagaaataatattattatttttattattatttaaaaaaatatatattaccttaattttttaatttcttataaattaggtttaaatagtataaaacgaattttaattgtgtaaattaggttaaaaattaaggtttaatcgtgtaatattaggttttaatcatgtaatatcaggttcgggttgttatcgtgtcgtgtcaacccatattatatcgtgtcgataacgggttcgtgtcgggtgcgggtcgtgttcggatttgaaggtagcaggtcgggttcatGTTCGGaattacagtttccttaacaggtcgggttcaggttaggccttattgggttgggtcattatcaggttgacccgataacgacctaatccgcacgatttgccagccctaaccCTGATTGGGAGAAATGGGGTTGAGTGGATCGCTTGAAAACTTTTGTTTATCAAACAAAACAGTGCCATACCAACGACCATGGGAAAGAAGGGTCACAAAAATGTGGGGGTGGGGCTGAGGTTTTGAGATGGCTCGAGGAAACTGCAACAGGGTGGTCGCCGGCTCGAGCCATGCTCGAAAGGGTCGTTCGGCATGACTTTTGTTTATCAAACAAAAACCCTCATACCGACGGACTCGGAACACAAAGAACCCACTAGCTTGGGCTGACCAAGACAAGGAAAAAAGTGGGGCGAAAAGGGACGAGACATGCTCTCAGCCCCCGAGATAGTAACTCAAAAATCCTAGAGAATGTCACATTACACGGCCAATCGGTCGAAAGAATTAGTCTTTGGGTGGTTGATTACACGTGTAAATCATATTCCAAAATGAGAAGAACACTTTCCATTAACGTGGCCACTTCAGTATTTCGTAACCCCATTTTTCTTAGTGCTAGTTAGTCATCCGTGTCATGTGTGTATTTCTATGTGCTACT
This region includes:
- the LOC121742999 gene encoding 4-coumarate--CoA ligase 2-like — encoded protein: MEVPTKPEEIIFRSKLPDIYIPKHLPLHSYCFENISKFSTRPCLINGATGDVYTYEEVELTARKVASGLSQLGIQQGETIMLLLPNTPEYVFAFLGASYIGAVSTMANPFFTPAEVIKQARASQARLVITLPCHVDKVRDYAAAAGVKVVCLDAAAQAAPEGCLSFSQLTSADEREMPAVKIHPEDAVALPYSSGTTGLPKGVMLTHKGLVTSVAQQVDGENPNLYVHSEDVMLCVLPLFHIYSLNSVLLCGLRVGAAILIMQKFDIVPFLELIQRFKVTIAPVVPPIVLAIAKSPLVAKYDVSSVRMVMSGAAPLGKELEDSVRTKFPNAQLGQGYGMTEAGPVLSMCLAFAKEPFEIKSGACGTVVRNAEMKIVDPQTGASLGRNQSGEICIRGDQIMKGYLNDAESTKSTIDLDGWLHTGDIGFIDADNELFIVDRLKEIIKYKGFQVAPAEIEALLLNNPYISDAAVVSMQDEQAGEVPVAFVVRLNGSTITEDEIKQFVSKQVIFYKRIYRVFFVDAIPKSPSGKILRKDLRARLAAAV